In Acaryochloris marina S15, a single genomic region encodes these proteins:
- a CDS encoding glutathione S-transferase family protein: MLTLYQFEPAWGLPNASPFCMKLEIYFRMANLDYQVDTSADVRKAPKGKLPYIEDKGQIIADSNLIIEYLKITYGDPLDSHLSPAEASIALAMRRLIEENLYWALVYTRWIDEENWQKTKAVYFSDLPLPLRLLVPKIARNTVTQNLQGHGMGRHAESEIYQIAALDIQALSDFLQDKPYFMGDQPTTLDASAYSCLANILDKTLTSPLRDKAAQLENLVLYCDRMHQTYYP; the protein is encoded by the coding sequence ATGCTGACGCTATACCAGTTTGAGCCCGCCTGGGGTTTGCCCAATGCCAGCCCATTTTGCATGAAGCTAGAAATCTATTTTCGGATGGCTAACCTGGACTATCAGGTCGATACTAGTGCTGATGTGCGTAAAGCACCCAAAGGCAAGCTGCCTTACATCGAAGACAAGGGCCAGATTATTGCCGACTCTAATCTAATCATCGAATATCTCAAAATCACCTATGGTGATCCACTAGATAGTCATTTGAGTCCTGCTGAGGCTTCTATTGCTCTCGCCATGCGACGACTCATTGAAGAGAATCTCTATTGGGCATTGGTCTATACTCGCTGGATTGACGAAGAGAATTGGCAGAAGACTAAAGCCGTCTATTTCTCCGATTTACCTCTTCCACTCCGCCTCTTAGTGCCCAAGATTGCCCGCAATACCGTCACCCAAAATTTGCAAGGGCACGGCATGGGTAGGCATGCCGAATCAGAAATTTACCAGATTGCAGCCTTGGATATCCAAGCCCTTTCGGATTTCTTGCAAGACAAACCCTACTTTATGGGTGATCAGCCCACAACCCTGGATGCTTCTGCCTATAGCTGTCTTGCCAATATCCTTGATAAAACTCTGACATCACCTTTAAGAGATAAGGCTGCGCAATTAGAGAACTTGGTATTGTATTGCGATCGCATGCATCAAACCTATTACCCTTAA
- a CDS encoding IS630 family transposase — MLAQFKLRFTQSTRKKIEAKLRQAYGSQNLRLVKRISALLQLGQGGSVAQVAETLALGEQTIRDYLHAFLKRGIASFRYKASQGRRSKLTPRQRQQLKSWIKAGPLKAGYECGCWSALMVQDLIAKRFNVSYHPHYVSTLLRNLGFSFQRARFVAAHLNEAKRQEWMTHKWPEILRLSAAKDALILFGDEASFAQWGSLSYTWSLRGDQPTLPTSGKRKAYKVFGLIDYHSGQFFYQGQTGRFNSEGYTAFLTQVLQQTHKHIILIQDGARYHTSKATKQFFDQQSARLTPFQLPTYSPDFNPIEFLWKKLKKRSTHLRFFKQFDDLVQQVDEGLLYFSQTPNEITVLMGKYCKTLGTQAA; from the coding sequence ATGCTCGCACAATTCAAACTGCGCTTTACCCAATCAACACGCAAAAAGATTGAAGCTAAACTGCGCCAGGCATACGGGAGTCAGAATTTACGTCTGGTCAAACGTATTAGTGCTTTATTGCAGCTTGGTCAAGGTGGTTCAGTGGCACAGGTAGCTGAAACATTGGCACTAGGCGAACAAACGATCAGGGATTATCTGCATGCATTTCTAAAACGAGGTATCGCTAGCTTTAGATACAAAGCGTCTCAAGGACGTCGCAGCAAACTCACTCCACGGCAACGACAACAGCTCAAGTCATGGATTAAAGCAGGTCCGCTCAAAGCTGGATACGAGTGTGGTTGTTGGAGTGCATTAATGGTTCAAGACCTGATTGCGAAACGCTTCAATGTTTCCTATCATCCCCATTATGTGAGTACTCTACTGAGGAACTTAGGCTTTTCATTTCAAAGAGCACGGTTTGTTGCAGCTCATCTCAATGAAGCCAAGCGACAAGAATGGATGACACACAAATGGCCTGAGATTTTGCGTTTATCAGCAGCCAAAGATGCCCTAATTTTATTTGGGGATGAGGCCAGTTTTGCGCAGTGGGGGTCGTTAAGCTACACCTGGAGTCTTCGTGGAGACCAGCCAACATTGCCCACCAGTGGTAAACGGAAGGCTTACAAGGTGTTTGGATTAATTGATTATCATTCTGGTCAGTTCTTCTATCAAGGTCAGACGGGACGCTTCAATTCTGAAGGGTATACTGCTTTTCTAACTCAAGTACTCCAGCAGACTCACAAGCATATTATTCTCATTCAGGACGGGGCTAGATATCACACCAGTAAAGCAACTAAGCAGTTCTTTGACCAGCAATCCGCTCGCCTTACTCCTTTCCAATTACCCACATATTCTCCTGACTTCAACCCAATTGAATTCTTGTGGAAGAAACTCAAAAAACGCAGCACACACCTACGGTTCTTCAAGCAATTTGATGACTTAGTTCAGCAGGTCGATGAGGGGCTACTGTACTTTAGTCAGACTCCCAATGAAATTACTGTCTTAATGGGCAAATATTGCAAAACCTTGGGTACACAAGCTGCCTAG
- a CDS encoding class I SAM-dependent methyltransferase: MSTANYIFTETQYAQELERLQAIEKIFDPTSRQRLESTGITTNWRCLEVGAGAGSITQWMAGAVGESGQVVAVDLDTRFVANLESSNVEVLEGDIQHLPLEKHSFDLVHARYVLVHNLDAHAVLSRLLDLVKPGGWIVLEEPDFAAARAIAGEASACQSVNNVNQAIEKMFTARGMDYGLGAKLPALLQSYDLQSFAVEVDTHLSPGGSGIATMMAMSTIQLAEKYIATGAVTQADIDHYGRFAEDPNAWAIYYATVGVIAQKLQA; encoded by the coding sequence ATGTCAACGGCTAACTACATTTTTACTGAGACTCAATATGCTCAGGAACTAGAGCGGCTCCAAGCCATTGAAAAAATCTTTGATCCAACTAGCCGTCAACGACTGGAGTCGACAGGCATAACGACGAACTGGAGATGTTTGGAAGTTGGGGCAGGAGCGGGGTCAATCACGCAATGGATGGCGGGCGCAGTTGGAGAAAGTGGCCAGGTGGTTGCGGTTGATCTAGATACCCGATTTGTCGCTAATCTTGAATCCAGTAATGTTGAGGTCTTGGAAGGCGATATCCAGCATCTTCCCCTAGAAAAACATTCATTTGATTTGGTCCATGCCCGCTATGTTTTGGTCCATAATCTCGATGCTCATGCAGTGCTATCGAGGTTGTTGGATTTAGTAAAACCGGGTGGATGGATTGTTTTAGAGGAACCTGACTTTGCGGCTGCGAGGGCCATTGCAGGTGAAGCCTCTGCTTGTCAGTCTGTGAATAATGTGAACCAGGCGATTGAGAAGATGTTTACAGCGAGGGGGATGGATTATGGTCTTGGTGCGAAGTTACCTGCTCTATTACAGTCCTATGATTTACAGTCATTTGCTGTAGAGGTGGATACTCACCTCTCTCCGGGTGGTTCGGGCATCGCGACCATGATGGCAATGTCTACTATACAGTTGGCGGAGAAATATATTGCAACGGGTGCAGTGACTCAGGCAGACATCGATCATTATGGCCGATTTGCAGAAGATCCAAATGCTTGGGCGATTTACTATGCGACGGTAGGCGTTATTGCTCAGAAACTGCAGGCATAG
- a CDS encoding ATP-grasp domain-containing protein produces MKTTWIVQSNIPKSDSVSLLQDACEQLEQPFYPVMVQPGQKHLPELSEVDPPLVFHGVTTLILRAREDAQCHKGVFYDPQNFTHAAYTKGFGNAYLNYDAQVLDWSSLLKMATATSAAFFIKPPDDLKAFTGCVARYEDIRHMHQKLLDAPHHQSENVVVGQWYEVDAEWRLFVVNGEVVTGSMYRPTAEAFLPQELVDFAAQCIARWTPADVFVLDIGRVDRQWRIIECNCFNWSRFYLSDVTRLVDRVSRFQEDNW; encoded by the coding sequence GTGAAAACGACTTGGATTGTACAATCCAACATTCCTAAATCTGATTCTGTATCGCTTTTGCAAGATGCTTGCGAACAATTGGAGCAGCCTTTCTATCCAGTGATGGTTCAACCAGGGCAGAAGCATCTACCAGAGCTGTCTGAGGTTGATCCACCCCTTGTCTTTCACGGTGTCACGACGCTGATTCTCCGAGCAAGGGAAGATGCTCAATGTCACAAAGGTGTCTTCTACGACCCTCAGAATTTTACTCATGCTGCCTACACAAAAGGCTTTGGTAATGCCTACCTCAATTACGATGCTCAGGTGCTTGACTGGTCATCATTGTTGAAAATGGCGACTGCTACGTCTGCTGCGTTCTTTATCAAACCTCCTGATGATCTCAAGGCATTTACTGGCTGCGTTGCTCGCTATGAAGACATTCGACACATGCATCAAAAACTTTTAGATGCACCTCACCACCAGTCAGAAAATGTTGTGGTTGGACAGTGGTATGAAGTGGACGCAGAATGGCGACTTTTTGTTGTAAATGGTGAGGTGGTTACAGGATCGATGTATCGCCCTACTGCAGAAGCCTTTCTACCTCAAGAGCTTGTAGATTTTGCAGCTCAGTGTATTGCACGCTGGACCCCGGCTGATGTCTTTGTCCTGGATATTGGGCGGGTTGATCGGCAGTGGCGCATTATTGAATGCAACTGTTTTAACTGGAGTCGATTTTACTTATCTGATGTCACAAGGCTTGTAGATAGAGTTTCAAGATTTCAAGAAGACAATTGGTAG
- a CDS encoding sugar MFS transporter produces MTESSPPPTHPRGRLTAAGFIGLYLHGIVVAMPGAFLQQWTDTFGAGVNIGLFYTLFLISSLGGLIWVSRQKYRHPVFTLAFAAIGIAFIAAACAPGFGWIGGAALLLGWGDGILNFHCNNLVGELHPRRKITVLNWANATFGVGALSAPLISAVLPWRWAFGLVAIGAILASALAWQAPSVQNFQPRQDRVQWSIAWPFLLVILLYVGLESSIGTWSGSYLSSIGWSKGWQSALLSAYWGGLTLGRLTLGVWVGPRPVQRLQILFLAGLVTISLTFFSSFGFLFPVAAVLYGPTFATIFALLQERCGHVALGYMFYAAYLGKTLFPAALDQIPYPIDLRLGFLCLALLLYFSSLLLKGKS; encoded by the coding sequence TTGACCGAATCCAGCCCTCCCCCAACCCACCCCCGAGGTCGCTTAACAGCAGCTGGATTTATCGGCCTATATCTCCATGGCATTGTGGTCGCTATGCCCGGTGCCTTTCTTCAGCAGTGGACCGACACCTTTGGCGCAGGCGTCAATATCGGTCTGTTTTACACCCTCTTTTTGATCAGCAGCTTAGGGGGGTTAATCTGGGTCTCTCGGCAAAAATATCGCCATCCGGTGTTCACTTTAGCCTTTGCTGCCATTGGGATCGCCTTTATCGCAGCAGCTTGTGCCCCTGGATTTGGGTGGATTGGTGGTGCTGCCCTTCTCCTAGGTTGGGGGGACGGCATTCTCAACTTCCACTGCAATAACTTGGTCGGAGAGTTACACCCTCGCCGTAAAATCACCGTCTTAAATTGGGCCAATGCTACTTTTGGCGTCGGTGCCCTCAGTGCCCCATTAATTAGTGCAGTATTGCCCTGGCGCTGGGCATTTGGCTTAGTAGCCATAGGTGCTATTCTGGCAAGTGCTCTGGCATGGCAAGCACCCTCCGTTCAAAATTTTCAACCTCGCCAAGATCGAGTTCAGTGGAGCATCGCTTGGCCTTTTCTGCTGGTGATTTTGCTTTATGTCGGCTTGGAAAGCTCGATTGGCACTTGGAGTGGCTCTTACCTCAGTAGTATCGGGTGGAGTAAGGGCTGGCAAAGTGCTTTGCTCTCTGCTTACTGGGGTGGTTTAACTCTAGGCCGCTTAACATTAGGGGTTTGGGTTGGTCCTCGTCCAGTGCAACGGTTACAGATATTATTTTTGGCGGGTTTAGTAACCATTTCACTCACATTTTTCTCTAGTTTCGGCTTTCTGTTTCCAGTTGCTGCAGTTCTCTATGGCCCTACATTTGCAACCATATTTGCTCTCCTGCAAGAGCGTTGCGGCCATGTGGCCTTAGGCTATATGTTCTATGCTGCCTATCTAGGCAAAACCTTATTCCCTGCCGCCTTAGATCAAATTCCTTATCCCATCGATCTTCGCCTTGGATTTCTCTGTCTTGCCTTACTTCTCTACTTCAGTAGCCTTTTACTGAAAGGTAAATCATAA
- a CDS encoding Ldh family oxidoreductase, which produces MPSSIQVSASQLRTFLTAVLANYPLQPETVTAITDHLVQANLWGMDSHGVQQIMGYDKSLRSGRINPQPKLQIQTDRPTMLRIEADRAPGQYAAQVAMGQAIKQAREMGMAVVGVSNSNHFGMAGYYTRMAAAAGMIGFATSDTNVVDLAPYGGKEARLGNNPFSWGIPNGETPIVLDMAVGTVSGGKIKHFGYQGLPIPSEWGLTAAGETTSEAQFVAVNQATSPKGAGMALIADLLCGPLLGTAAALFKTKSRHDQMNGMGHFFGVIDPSVWSDPEEFAERVGDAIATLKQTPRLDPQQPIYFPGELEVVTEQTRTQQGIPIPYALIQDLEHHFGSDLVTQYLTSDLLLSQHS; this is translated from the coding sequence ATGCCTTCATCTATTCAGGTTTCTGCCTCTCAACTTCGCACCTTTCTCACCGCTGTTTTAGCCAACTATCCCCTACAACCAGAGACTGTCACCGCTATCACAGACCATCTGGTTCAAGCCAATCTATGGGGGATGGATTCCCACGGTGTGCAGCAGATTATGGGGTATGACAAAAGTCTTCGTAGTGGTCGAATTAATCCTCAGCCCAAGTTACAAATCCAGACGGATCGCCCTACCATGCTTCGTATTGAAGCCGATCGGGCTCCTGGCCAATATGCCGCCCAAGTCGCCATGGGACAGGCGATCAAACAGGCTCGTGAAATGGGCATGGCCGTGGTTGGAGTCTCAAATAGCAATCACTTCGGCATGGCTGGCTACTATACGCGCATGGCCGCAGCAGCCGGGATGATTGGCTTTGCCACCAGTGACACTAATGTGGTGGATTTAGCCCCCTATGGCGGTAAAGAGGCGCGGTTGGGCAATAATCCTTTTTCCTGGGGTATCCCTAACGGTGAAACGCCTATCGTGTTGGATATGGCAGTGGGAACGGTTAGTGGCGGTAAAATCAAGCATTTCGGCTATCAGGGACTTCCTATTCCGTCAGAATGGGGGTTAACAGCAGCAGGTGAGACCACCTCGGAAGCCCAATTTGTGGCCGTCAATCAAGCCACTTCTCCCAAAGGAGCAGGCATGGCTCTGATTGCAGATTTGCTTTGTGGTCCTTTGTTAGGGACGGCGGCTGCTCTGTTTAAAACCAAGTCCAGACATGATCAAATGAACGGTATGGGACATTTTTTCGGGGTGATCGATCCGTCCGTCTGGTCTGACCCAGAGGAATTTGCGGAGCGTGTTGGGGATGCGATCGCAACTCTAAAACAAACCCCACGCCTCGACCCGCAGCAGCCCATCTATTTCCCCGGTGAGTTGGAAGTTGTCACAGAGCAAACGCGCACTCAACAGGGCATTCCTATCCCCTATGCTCTCATCCAGGATTTGGAGCATCACTTTGGCTCAGACTTAGTGACCCAGTATTTGACGTCTGACCTCTTACTATCTCAACACTCTTGA
- a CDS encoding IS1 family transposase (programmed frameshift) — MQCPLCGHSKAYKHGKMPNMLQRYRCPECQQTFTERFDTLYYRRQVSPEQVRQVLQAHAEGSSLRGITRTSGLAYNTVVSLVRAASQRSQQLHNGQVQAVETEDVSADEMWSFVKKQKHCLPHELEMGDCWMAITLANTSGVILSCRVGKHTDSLLNELVISTEGKTDCKDWNSDDWGGYERVLPWKIDHYIGKDRTQRLERTNGIIRQHSGRWHRRQNKFGKVWAQTKVTARLVVSYFNWIWTHSRLKTTAAQRADLASRAWHWDDILTYPTIV; from the exons ATGCAATGCCCACTATGCGGTCATTCCAAAGCATACAAGCATGGCAAGATGCCCAACATGCTTCAACGATACCGTTGTCCTGAGTGCCAGCAGACCTTTACCGAACGCTTTGATACCCTTTACTATCGTCGTCAGGTGAGTCCAGAGCAGGTCCGACAAGTCCTCCAAGCCCATGCAGAAGGGAGTAGTCTTCGAGGTATCACTCGGACCAGTGGCCTAGCTTACAACACTGTAGTCTCTCTAGTAAGAGCTGCTAGCCAACGATCTCAGCAACTCCATAATGGCCAAGTGCAAGCCGTTGAAACGGAGGATGTCAGTGCAGATGAAATGTGGTCCTTTGTG AAAAAGCAAAAACACTGTCTTCCCCATGAGCTAGAGATGGGTGATTGTTGGATGGCGATTACCTTGGCAAACACAAGCGGCGTGATCCTCTCGTGTCGTGTGGGCAAGCACACCGATTCATTATTGAATGAACTGGTGATTAGCACTGAAGGTAAGACCGATTGCAAGGACTGGAATAGCGACGATTGGGGTGGTTACGAAAGAGTGTTGCCTTGGAAGATTGACCATTACATTGGCAAGGACAGAACTCAACGACTCGAACGCACCAATGGCATTATTCGACAGCACAGTGGTCGATGGCATCGACGCCAGAACAAATTTGGCAAAGTGTGGGCGCAAACCAAAGTCACTGCTCGATTAGTGGTCAGCTATTTCAATTGGATTTGGACACACAGTCGGCTTAAAACAACGGCGGCACAACGTGCTGATCTAGCCTCGCGAGCTTGGCATTGGGATGACATACTCACCTACCCCACAATTGTTTGA
- a CDS encoding tetratricopeptide repeat protein: protein MYTNSVPIDEPAQLSEFNMLLNQYRVSLQIFDRPKAKFKPEEILNLLTCRDQIQVHMTERSLLSSQQLLRLADLDCYLKKYEVLIATHLDLEAWQQLVHPPRTSWWWFLRAPEPRHWWNEYDWLFNAGTLVVLTISASLITDTATRLFSGGIDLGSTLVISGQSLLALLAGGGALTQAGRQAYERLLSRLRINKHYWQEASFTFALLLVLSLAGIHSALPRFAEMANQNGEAHYQNGKLDSARKDFSRAIALKQDFPKAHFNLALVHEDLQQLEDAKAQYQLVVTQKDLVNCNAANADHCDDLMIWLQAHNNLAELDIVDEEYGKAAPLLQAGLRKLEQQGNTKTPVGKQLKYNLLKNLGWARLNQTFFSEAENYLKQATRMEPQAPDSFCMLAKLSEAKNEKQKALPDWKKCLIKAQKNPIVLETQPEVNQWVAEAQERLSAARDAKQENAKA, encoded by the coding sequence ATGTATACCAATTCTGTGCCTATTGACGAGCCTGCTCAGTTATCTGAGTTCAATATGTTACTGAACCAGTATCGTGTCAGCTTGCAAATCTTTGATCGCCCAAAGGCAAAATTTAAGCCCGAAGAAATTCTCAATCTTTTGACCTGTCGTGATCAGATCCAGGTCCATATGACAGAGCGATCCTTGCTGAGTTCGCAGCAGCTATTGCGGCTAGCTGATTTAGATTGCTATCTCAAAAAATATGAGGTCTTGATTGCCACTCACCTTGACTTAGAAGCTTGGCAGCAGTTGGTTCATCCGCCCCGAACCTCTTGGTGGTGGTTTCTCAGGGCTCCAGAACCCAGGCATTGGTGGAACGAATATGATTGGCTGTTCAATGCTGGAACACTAGTTGTGTTGACTATCTCAGCCAGTTTAATTACCGATACTGCTACCCGTCTATTCTCGGGTGGCATCGACTTAGGCTCAACGTTAGTGATCTCGGGGCAAAGCCTATTGGCCTTGCTTGCGGGGGGAGGAGCTTTAACTCAAGCGGGGCGACAAGCCTATGAGCGTCTTCTCAGTCGGCTACGGATCAATAAGCACTATTGGCAGGAGGCGAGTTTTACCTTCGCCCTGCTCCTGGTTTTAAGTTTGGCAGGCATCCATTCTGCATTGCCTAGATTTGCGGAAATGGCCAACCAGAATGGTGAAGCTCACTATCAGAATGGCAAGTTAGACAGTGCTCGTAAAGACTTTAGTCGGGCGATTGCGCTGAAGCAAGACTTTCCCAAGGCTCATTTCAATTTGGCCTTGGTCCATGAAGATTTGCAGCAGCTTGAAGACGCGAAAGCACAGTACCAACTCGTGGTGACCCAGAAAGACCTTGTAAATTGTAATGCTGCCAATGCTGACCATTGCGATGATCTGATGATTTGGCTCCAGGCTCATAACAATCTGGCTGAGCTGGATATTGTCGATGAAGAGTATGGTAAAGCGGCTCCGCTATTGCAGGCAGGGTTACGGAAGCTAGAACAACAGGGAAATACAAAGACTCCTGTAGGCAAACAACTGAAATACAACCTCCTCAAGAACTTAGGGTGGGCACGGTTAAATCAAACGTTTTTCTCGGAAGCTGAGAATTATCTCAAACAGGCTACCCGTATGGAACCTCAAGCACCTGATTCATTCTGTATGCTGGCTAAATTATCTGAAGCGAAGAATGAGAAGCAGAAAGCACTACCCGATTGGAAAAAGTGTCTGATTAAAGCCCAAAAAAATCCAATTGTCTTGGAGACACAACCAGAAGTGAATCAATGGGTCGCTGAAGCGCAAGAACGGCTCTCAGCAGCTAGAGATGCAAAGCAGGAGAACGCCAAAGCCTAA
- a CDS encoding TetR/AcrR family transcriptional regulator, with protein sequence MTRPHYSEKALEILDAAEIRMRRGGFDAVSYRDLAADVGIKGSSVHYHFPKKSNLGKVVVERYAERILTALGAPDDPQEDVQDRIHRLCLIYQDALIEDGVPCLCCALGSETLDLPSPVAEAVNHFVTFLMDWTTIALGQNHSSAAMARHIIGALQGTTLLVLVMKQPDLFQETETVLLKLIATEV encoded by the coding sequence ATGACTCGCCCCCATTATTCTGAAAAAGCTCTCGAAATTCTTGATGCCGCTGAAATCCGAATGCGTCGAGGTGGCTTTGATGCCGTTAGCTATCGGGATCTTGCAGCCGATGTGGGCATCAAGGGATCGAGTGTTCATTATCACTTCCCTAAAAAGTCCAATTTGGGCAAAGTAGTCGTAGAACGCTATGCCGAACGCATCCTTACAGCCCTCGGTGCCCCTGACGATCCGCAGGAAGACGTGCAAGACCGCATTCATCGGCTTTGTCTGATCTATCAGGATGCCTTGATCGAGGATGGAGTCCCCTGTCTATGTTGTGCATTAGGCTCTGAGACGTTAGATCTGCCGTCTCCAGTCGCTGAAGCCGTCAATCATTTTGTAACGTTCTTGATGGATTGGACAACCATTGCCTTAGGACAGAACCATAGTTCTGCTGCCATGGCCCGCCACATTATTGGCGCATTGCAAGGAACAACACTTTTGGTACTGGTTATGAAACAACCTGATCTATTCCAAGAGACAGAAACAGTCTTATTGAAATTGATCGCAACGGAAGTTTAA
- a CDS encoding PAS domain-containing hybrid sensor histidine kinase/response regulator, with protein sequence MAEQLPSFAWQQAILDSADFTIISTDLDGIIQTINGEALRKLGYEPEEVIGKVTPAIIHDPYEVEQRAQQLSIELGCPIEPGCEVFVAKARLGIADENIWTYICKDKRRFLVRLSVTALHDDAGNLIGFLGIGKNISSQPEIEESLFVSEARFSAAFNFAAIGMALVSPDGQCIRVNDSLSKLLGYAPIELLSLTLSTIVHPDDREIESRYRQGLIAREIDNYPLELRCIHKQGSYVWVSLTVSRLDGPQDHCTCCIAQIQDISERKHAVADLQQLNTNLERLVLERTSQLQQAIETAEIANRARSQFLANMSHEFRTPLNGIMGFSQLLLQDSRIAPDQQSSLNVIHRSGEHLLSLVNEVITLSKIEAGILTYEIKDVNLPHLCEGLQDLFAIQATSKDLLFHIHLDSDIPQFVKTDAKKLRQILINLIGNGLKFTEQGSVECLVHWRPSTPEAVTHDLCFTIQDTGPGISPQLLPKLFDPFIQDSLTREEFGGLGLGLSICQRFIKLMQGEITIDSVEGQGTCVSFYIQVEPGETQQAPQQSQTTVVGLVEHQTPYRILVVEDHPDNRQILVMILEAVGFEVAEAENGQQALDLNQTWQPHLIWMDLQLPLLNGLEATQLIKANNPNPPVIIALTAQALESDEVKALKAGCDDYVRKPYQAAQIFEKMAQHLDITYYYKTQNHSVHSLAPVPLTAKTLALMSPAWVQQLHDAAIRLDEDSLGRLLQDIPQPQQTLISSLEYLITTYQYDTIMEKSQAALRSITN encoded by the coding sequence ATGGCGGAACAATTACCATCTTTTGCTTGGCAGCAAGCCATTCTAGATAGTGCTGACTTCACTATTATTTCCACGGATCTGGATGGGATTATTCAGACCATTAATGGTGAGGCCCTTCGCAAACTCGGCTATGAGCCTGAAGAAGTGATTGGCAAGGTTACTCCTGCAATTATCCATGATCCTTATGAAGTAGAACAAAGAGCCCAACAGCTCTCTATAGAATTGGGGTGCCCTATTGAACCAGGCTGTGAAGTCTTTGTCGCTAAGGCTCGCTTGGGCATCGCGGATGAGAATATTTGGACCTATATCTGCAAGGATAAACGTCGTTTTTTGGTGCGTCTATCTGTTACGGCCTTGCATGATGACGCCGGAAATTTGATCGGTTTTTTGGGAATTGGTAAAAATATCTCCAGCCAACCAGAGATTGAAGAATCTTTGTTTGTCAGTGAAGCCCGATTCTCCGCAGCATTCAATTTTGCGGCCATCGGCATGGCGTTAGTCTCCCCTGATGGACAGTGCATTAGGGTCAATGACTCTCTATCAAAGCTGTTGGGTTATGCTCCCATTGAGTTACTTTCCCTGACCTTATCAACGATCGTTCATCCTGACGATCGAGAGATAGAGAGCCGTTATCGGCAAGGGCTGATCGCGAGAGAGATAGACAACTATCCTCTAGAACTGCGTTGTATCCATAAACAAGGGAGTTATGTTTGGGTATCCCTCACGGTTTCTCGATTAGATGGACCGCAAGATCATTGCACATGCTGCATTGCCCAAATACAAGATATTTCTGAACGCAAACACGCAGTCGCTGATTTACAGCAACTCAATACTAATCTTGAGCGGCTTGTGCTGGAGCGTACGAGTCAATTACAACAAGCGATAGAAACGGCAGAAATTGCTAATCGAGCTAGGAGTCAGTTTCTAGCCAATATGAGTCATGAGTTTCGCACCCCTCTCAACGGGATTATGGGGTTTAGCCAACTCTTGCTGCAAGATAGTCGGATTGCCCCCGATCAGCAATCGAGCCTTAATGTGATTCATCGGAGTGGGGAACACCTGCTCTCTTTAGTCAATGAAGTGATCACCTTGTCCAAAATTGAGGCAGGCATCCTCACCTATGAGATTAAAGATGTGAATCTCCCCCATCTCTGTGAGGGACTACAAGACTTATTTGCCATTCAGGCGACCTCTAAGGATCTTCTGTTTCACATTCACCTGGATTCAGATATTCCCCAATTTGTGAAAACCGATGCCAAAAAACTTCGGCAAATTTTGATCAATCTGATTGGAAATGGTCTCAAGTTTACGGAGCAGGGCAGTGTTGAATGTTTGGTGCACTGGCGACCGTCTACCCCGGAAGCGGTGACCCATGATTTATGTTTCACTATCCAAGATACGGGTCCAGGCATTTCCCCACAGTTGCTGCCTAAACTATTTGATCCTTTTATCCAAGACTCTTTAACCCGTGAGGAGTTTGGCGGTTTGGGGTTAGGGTTATCCATTTGCCAAAGATTTATCAAATTGATGCAGGGAGAAATCACAATAGACAGTGTCGAAGGCCAAGGCACCTGTGTCAGTTTTTATATTCAAGTTGAACCCGGCGAGACTCAACAAGCGCCCCAACAATCGCAAACTACGGTTGTGGGTTTAGTAGAACATCAAACCCCTTATCGGATCCTCGTCGTGGAAGATCATCCTGATAATCGCCAAATCCTCGTCATGATTTTAGAAGCTGTTGGGTTTGAGGTTGCTGAAGCCGAGAATGGTCAGCAAGCTTTAGATCTGAACCAGACGTGGCAGCCTCATTTGATCTGGATGGATCTACAATTGCCCCTCTTAAATGGTCTAGAGGCGACTCAACTCATTAAGGCTAATAATCCCAATCCACCGGTCATTATTGCTTTAACCGCTCAAGCCCTGGAATCAGATGAGGTAAAGGCCCTGAAAGCAGGATGTGATGACTATGTCCGTAAACCCTATCAAGCAGCCCAAATTTTTGAAAAAATGGCTCAGCATTTGGACATTACTTACTACTATAAAACGCAAAATCACTCTGTTCATTCCCTAGCCCCTGTTCCTCTTACCGCCAAGACCTTAGCTCTGATGTCACCAGCGTGGGTTCAGCAGCTCCATGATGCTGCGATTCGGTTGGATGAAGATAGCCTGGGTCGTTTGCTGCAAGACATTCCCCAACCTCAACAAACGTTGATATCTTCACTGGAGTATTTAATCACCACTTATCAATATGACACCATCATGGAAAAGTCCCAGGCTGCGTTGAGATCCATAACGAACTAG